The following proteins come from a genomic window of Azospirillum humicireducens:
- a CDS encoding exonuclease SbcCD subunit D C-terminal domain-containing protein produces the protein MRSFRLLHTADWHLGQTLHGIPRDAEHERFLDWLLDRIGEHRVNALVIAGDVFDGQNPPIPALALFYRFVARAKALHPRLEIVVVAGNHDSASRLEAPSPLMTEMGVRVIGTLPASANGTFDPSQLIVPLRDADGVVAARCVAMPYLRPSDLPAVEEAENTDPLIEGVRRLYTQAWIGGRDRCRPGEALILTGHCYMRGGALSELSERKILGGNLHALPVDIFPDDAAYVALGHLHRAQAVGGRQEVRYSGSPIPLALDEESYPHQVVLSEFAAGRLIGHESLRVPRHVTIHRVAEAGPDAALERLKRLELDGTLPRDAWPFLEVAVTLSEPRPALRDEVDAVLAGRPVRLLKLGVRLTGSGQTLADSAPPVDLASLEPEEVFRRLYRRSHEGDPEPDLMAAFHELLTGVQETM, from the coding sequence ATGCGGAGCTTCCGTCTTCTCCACACCGCCGACTGGCACCTCGGCCAGACTCTGCACGGCATCCCCCGCGATGCCGAGCATGAGCGTTTCCTCGACTGGCTGCTCGACCGCATCGGCGAGCATCGGGTGAACGCGCTGGTCATCGCCGGCGATGTGTTCGACGGGCAGAATCCGCCGATCCCTGCATTGGCACTCTTCTACCGTTTCGTCGCGCGGGCCAAGGCGCTGCACCCGCGGCTGGAGATCGTGGTGGTCGCCGGAAACCATGACAGCGCAAGCCGGTTGGAAGCCCCGTCGCCGTTGATGACGGAGATGGGCGTGCGGGTGATCGGAACACTCCCCGCCTCGGCCAACGGGACATTCGACCCGTCGCAGCTGATCGTGCCGTTGCGCGATGCCGACGGCGTGGTCGCGGCCCGTTGCGTCGCCATGCCCTATCTCCGGCCGTCCGATCTGCCGGCGGTCGAGGAGGCGGAGAACACAGATCCTCTGATCGAGGGGGTACGACGCCTCTATACACAGGCTTGGATCGGTGGCCGCGACCGGTGCCGCCCGGGGGAAGCCCTGATCCTCACCGGCCATTGTTACATGCGCGGCGGCGCCTTGTCGGAACTCAGCGAGCGCAAGATCCTGGGCGGCAATCTGCACGCCCTGCCGGTGGATATCTTTCCGGACGACGCGGCTTATGTCGCACTGGGTCATCTGCATCGGGCGCAAGCGGTGGGCGGACGGCAAGAGGTGCGCTACAGCGGCTCGCCAATTCCGCTCGCGCTTGACGAGGAATCCTATCCCCATCAGGTGGTGCTGAGCGAATTCGCGGCCGGTCGGCTGATCGGGCATGAGAGCTTGCGCGTGCCGCGCCATGTGACGATCCATCGTGTCGCCGAGGCTGGTCCGGACGCCGCACTGGAGCGGCTGAAGCGGCTGGAACTCGACGGCACCCTGCCCCGCGACGCCTGGCCCTTCCTGGAGGTCGCGGTCACCCTGTCGGAGCCCCGCCCCGCCCTGCGCGATGAGGTCGACGCGGTACTGGCCGGCCGGCCGGTGCGGCTGCTGAAGCTGGGGGTGCGGCTGACCGGCAGCGGGCAGACGCTGGCGGACAGCGCGCCGCCGGTCGATCTGGCCTCGCTGGAGCCGGAGGAGGTGTTCCGGCGGCTCTACCGCCGCAGCCATGAAGGCGACCCCGAACCGGACCTGATGGCGGCATTCCATGAGTTGCTGACCGGCGTTCAGGAGACGATGTGA
- a CDS encoding AAA family ATPase — protein MRILAVRGANLTSLDGPFAIDFDREPLRRAGLFAITGPTGAGKSTILDALCLALFDSMPRLPEGRGEMLGPEGDPNSIRTTDVRTILRRGAGFGWAEVDFVGIDGDTYRARWEVRRARQRAQGALQQQSMSLSSLDGERRFGDGKKSVLEEIERRLGLTFEQFRRAVLLAQGDFATFLKAPPRERSALLELLTGTEIYSRLSVAAHERANAEKQTLDALVAQGGGIGVLNENDRAALQTEAGEAAEAVRTGEQAQAHAQAALAWHERDGQLAAAEGKAVEAAAAAEQAWKAAEDRREAAARLRGLQPLRPLLADADRARAEAEEATAAVERATAAWEAARLAVESAAARHGESRRRFEAACAEQAKAEPDLERAADLDGRITALTSEQGTAETAAKAAAQRSGMARQAVEDIDTTLSAARSEAARLEVWLRDQAAFAVVTTQWERWDKLLGRAIADRRALEAAIQERQRLERELASTEAAAEGAEFRLAEARERCRTAERGLETLRSEAAPSLEEARQARDEENRRRDGMLALLATGEARQRLSAEHETAGRERLKRLGEAERDGAAARELAESRAGQHAAVEEAERTLQRLLLAQREDVESLRRRLVEGEACPVCGSADHPWADAAETPLGRVTQEQERHLAGLREALAATVARHAALEAAEQAARKEADGLTARLASLAQEAEGLQRRWAEQASVAGWEVEGGTLADIRQAVAAVDRRLAAIASDEEQALDHRRRVDAAQRELRQLETAAAGLATDCEANRQRLAEGRQALALAVAALERTEADRRAALAELAEGLAAEAGWRSRLEQRPEEYRAELAARVAEHRQKTDALARATREVERANGERAVQTAELEAALRTEEEARARAGDLNARLQEARTARGALLGGRPAALVRRMLADGRHEAEALVEKATFARQDAIARLSAMEQEREIRGEAARLCADKAAVAGKRLDRAAADRGVGLEEARRLLASAEDELEAEELALAVLERARGDAALVVAERRRQRADHHATGRPALDLDAAAAAVESARAMLERDRDRLGSARGRLEADDANRQRLAGLTTAIEAQQKRCALWGKMAQLIGSANGQKMRNFAQSLSLDLLLTHANRHLEDLARRYRLERVAGADLEIQVVDREMGDERRGVHSLSGGELFLVSLALALGLSAMAAGTSGGIGTLFIDEGFGTLDPDSLDVALSCLEALQAGGRQVGVISHVPAMVERIGTQIRVMPLGGGRSRVTVLSVAGAASGMATAEVEGV, from the coding sequence ATGCGGATTCTCGCGGTGCGCGGGGCCAACCTGACCAGCCTCGACGGCCCCTTCGCCATCGATTTCGACCGGGAGCCGTTGCGGCGGGCCGGGCTGTTCGCCATCACCGGGCCGACAGGCGCCGGCAAGAGCACGATCCTGGATGCCCTGTGTCTGGCTCTGTTCGACAGCATGCCGCGGCTGCCGGAAGGGCGTGGCGAAATGTTGGGTCCCGAGGGCGATCCCAACAGCATCCGCACCACCGACGTGCGCACGATCTTGCGGCGGGGCGCCGGGTTCGGCTGGGCGGAGGTGGATTTCGTCGGGATCGACGGCGACACCTATCGCGCCCGTTGGGAGGTGCGGCGGGCGCGGCAGAGGGCGCAGGGGGCCTTGCAACAGCAGAGCATGTCGCTGAGCAGCCTGGATGGCGAGCGCCGCTTCGGCGACGGCAAGAAGAGCGTGCTGGAGGAGATCGAACGGCGGCTCGGCCTGACCTTCGAGCAGTTCCGGCGTGCGGTTCTGCTGGCCCAGGGCGATTTCGCCACCTTCCTGAAGGCGCCGCCGCGGGAACGGTCCGCCTTGCTGGAACTGCTGACGGGGACGGAGATTTACTCCCGGCTGTCCGTCGCGGCGCATGAGCGGGCGAATGCGGAAAAGCAGACCCTCGACGCGCTGGTGGCGCAGGGTGGCGGAATCGGGGTGCTGAACGAGAACGACCGTGCGGCCTTGCAGACCGAGGCCGGCGAGGCGGCGGAGGCGGTGCGGACTGGCGAGCAGGCGCAGGCCCACGCCCAGGCGGCGCTGGCCTGGCACGAGCGCGACGGCCAACTCGCAGCGGCCGAGGGAAAGGCAGTCGAAGCGGCCGCAGCAGCGGAGCAGGCATGGAAGGCGGCGGAGGATCGGCGCGAGGCGGCGGCGCGGCTGCGCGGGCTTCAACCGCTGCGGCCGTTGCTCGCCGATGCAGACCGGGCCAGGGCCGAAGCCGAGGAAGCAACGGCAGCCGTGGAGCGCGCGACAGCGGCCTGGGAGGCGGCGCGTCTGGCGGTCGAGAGCGCCGCCGCCCGTCATGGCGAGTCGCGGCGGCGGTTCGAGGCCGCATGCGCGGAACAGGCCAAGGCGGAACCGGACCTGGAACGCGCAGCCGACCTGGATGGGCGGATCACCGCGCTGACGAGCGAGCAAGGAACCGCCGAGACGGCGGCAAAGGCGGCGGCGCAGCGGAGCGGCATGGCGCGGCAGGCGGTGGAGGACATCGACACCACCCTGTCGGCTGCACGCAGCGAGGCTGCAAGGTTGGAGGTCTGGCTGCGGGATCAGGCGGCCTTCGCCGTGGTCACGACGCAGTGGGAGCGCTGGGACAAGCTGCTTGGACGCGCCATCGCCGATCGGCGGGCACTGGAGGCCGCGATCCAAGAGCGTCAGCGGCTGGAGCGGGAGCTTGCCTCGACCGAAGCCGCGGCCGAAGGCGCGGAATTCCGGCTCGCCGAGGCGCGGGAGCGCTGTCGCACCGCCGAGCGCGGGCTGGAGACTCTGCGGAGCGAAGCGGCGCCGTCGCTTGAAGAGGCACGACAGGCACGAGACGAGGAGAACCGGCGGCGGGACGGGATGCTGGCACTGCTCGCCACCGGGGAGGCTCGCCAACGGCTTTCGGCCGAGCATGAAACGGCCGGCAGGGAGCGTCTCAAGCGGCTGGGCGAGGCGGAACGTGACGGTGCGGCGGCGCGGGAACTCGCCGAAAGCCGGGCCGGACAACACGCGGCGGTCGAAGAGGCGGAACGGACCCTGCAACGGCTGCTGCTGGCCCAGCGCGAGGATGTGGAAAGCCTGCGCAGGCGGCTGGTGGAGGGAGAAGCCTGCCCGGTCTGCGGTTCGGCTGATCATCCCTGGGCAGACGCCGCCGAGACGCCGCTCGGCCGGGTGACGCAGGAGCAGGAGCGGCATCTTGCCGGATTGCGCGAAGCCTTGGCTGCGACCGTTGCCCGCCACGCGGCGCTGGAGGCGGCGGAGCAGGCGGCGCGCAAGGAGGCCGATGGGCTGACGGCACGGCTGGCTTCTCTGGCGCAGGAGGCCGAAGGGCTCCAGCGCCGTTGGGCCGAACAGGCGTCGGTGGCCGGCTGGGAGGTCGAGGGCGGAACGCTCGCCGACATCCGCCAAGCGGTCGCAGCGGTCGACCGCCGGCTTGCGGCCATTGCGTCCGACGAGGAACAGGCGCTTGACCATCGCCGGAGGGTGGATGCGGCACAACGGGAGCTTCGGCAGCTGGAAACCGCGGCGGCCGGGCTGGCAACGGACTGCGAAGCGAACCGCCAGCGGCTGGCGGAGGGACGGCAGGCCTTGGCGCTCGCGGTGGCCGCGCTCGAGCGAACCGAAGCCGACCGCCGAGCCGCTCTGGCGGAGTTGGCCGAAGGGTTGGCGGCAGAGGCGGGGTGGCGGTCGCGGCTGGAGCAGAGGCCGGAGGAATACCGGGCTGAGTTGGCGGCACGGGTCGCCGAACATCGGCAAAAGACCGATGCGCTCGCCCGCGCCACCCGCGAGGTGGAGCGGGCCAATGGGGAGCGGGCGGTGCAGACCGCGGAGCTGGAGGCCGCGCTGCGGACGGAGGAGGAGGCACGCGCGCGGGCGGGCGATCTGAACGCGCGGCTGCAGGAGGCACGGACCGCGCGCGGCGCTCTGCTGGGCGGACGTCCGGCGGCATTGGTGCGCAGGATGCTGGCCGACGGACGGCACGAAGCCGAAGCGCTGGTGGAGAAGGCGACTTTTGCGCGGCAGGATGCCATCGCCCGCCTGTCGGCAATGGAGCAGGAACGGGAGATCCGCGGCGAGGCCGCCCGGCTGTGCGCCGACAAGGCCGCGGTGGCCGGGAAGCGTCTGGACCGGGCAGCGGCAGACCGTGGCGTCGGGCTGGAGGAGGCCCGCCGGTTGCTGGCGTCCGCGGAAGACGAGCTGGAGGCGGAGGAACTGGCTCTGGCGGTGCTGGAACGGGCACGCGGCGATGCTGCGCTGGTGGTTGCCGAACGGCGCCGGCAACGCGCCGACCATCATGCCACGGGCCGGCCGGCCCTGGACCTCGACGCCGCTGCCGCCGCGGTGGAGAGCGCCCGCGCGATGCTGGAGCGCGACCGCGACCGGTTGGGCTCCGCGCGGGGGCGGCTGGAGGCCGATGACGCCAACCGGCAACGGCTGGCCGGGCTGACCACGGCGATCGAGGCGCAACAGAAGCGCTGTGCGCTGTGGGGCAAGATGGCACAGCTGATCGGCTCGGCGAACGGGCAGAAGATGCGCAACTTCGCCCAGAGCCTGAGCCTGGACCTGCTGCTGACCCACGCCAACCGGCATCTGGAGGATCTCGCCCGCCGCTACCGGCTCGAGCGCGTGGCGGGGGCCGATCTGGAAATCCAGGTGGTCGACCGCGAGATGGGCGACGAACGGCGCGGCGTGCACAGCCTATCGGGCGGGGAGCTGTTCCTGGTGTCGCTGGCTCTGGCGCTCGGTCTGTCGGCGATGGCGGCGGGGACCTCCGGCGGCATCGGCACGCTGTTCATCGACGAGGGGTTCGGCACGCTCGATCCCGACAGCCTGGACGTCGCGCTATCCTGTCTGGAGGCCTTGCAGGCCGGCGGGCGTCAGGTCGGCGTCATCAGCCATGTTCCGGCGATGGTCGAGCGGATCGGTACGCAGATCCGCGTGATGCCGCTGGGTGGCGGACGCAGCCGGGTGACGGTGCTGTCGGTGGCGGGAGCGGCGTCGGGCATGGCGACTGCGGAGGTGGAAGGGGTTTGA
- a CDS encoding PAS domain-containing protein, with the protein MLAAFIRSPHPGDLLGIEASALIDQIPTAVMLCQIPSFQIVYANPKSLELLRRISHLLKIAPEKVVGASIDIFHRHPEHQRKLLSDPKNLPFETQIRLGEETLNLHVTPVYDRGRYVAAMLTWNVVTEKVRADAEVNRLLRMLDEMPTAVMMCDPNDDFRITYINETSRRTLKPLEPYLPTTIDRLVGQSVDIFHKNPAHQRRIIGDPTRLPFNANIRVGPEVLNLRVTALNDREGRYQAAMLSWSVVTNNHRMADNVSKAVGSLVESAARMSEAAEQLVAAGGDASTLAADASAAIKEIRAAVGDIMRQMTTVSETAIAAVKEAEQSDKLAASLSQSARAIGQIVQIIASIAGQTNLLALNDG; encoded by the coding sequence ATGCTGGCCGCGTTCATCCGAAGCCCCCACCCTGGCGATTTGCTCGGGATTGAGGCGAGCGCTCTGATCGACCAGATTCCGACCGCCGTGATGCTCTGCCAAATTCCAAGTTTCCAGATCGTCTACGCCAACCCCAAATCGCTGGAGCTTCTGCGCCGGATCAGCCATCTGTTGAAGATCGCTCCGGAGAAGGTGGTGGGCGCGAGCATCGATATCTTCCATCGCCATCCGGAGCACCAGCGCAAGCTCCTGTCCGATCCCAAGAATCTTCCCTTCGAAACCCAGATCCGATTGGGGGAGGAAACGCTCAACCTGCATGTCACGCCCGTCTATGACCGCGGACGCTATGTCGCCGCGATGCTGACGTGGAATGTCGTGACAGAGAAGGTGCGGGCCGACGCCGAAGTGAACCGGCTGTTGCGCATGCTGGACGAGATGCCGACCGCCGTCATGATGTGCGATCCCAACGATGACTTCCGGATCACCTACATCAACGAGACCAGCCGCAGGACACTGAAGCCGCTCGAGCCCTATCTGCCGACGACGATCGACAGGCTCGTCGGTCAATCGGTGGACATCTTTCACAAGAATCCGGCCCACCAGCGCCGGATCATCGGCGATCCCACCCGCCTGCCCTTCAACGCCAACATCCGCGTCGGACCGGAGGTCTTGAATCTGCGGGTCACCGCCCTGAACGACCGCGAAGGGCGCTATCAGGCGGCGATGCTGTCCTGGTCGGTGGTCACCAACAATCACCGCATGGCCGACAATGTGTCGAAAGCGGTTGGTTCGCTGGTCGAATCCGCCGCCCGCATGAGCGAGGCCGCGGAACAGCTCGTCGCGGCCGGCGGCGACGCCAGCACGCTGGCCGCCGATGCATCAGCCGCCATCAAGGAAATCCGTGCCGCGGTCGGCGATATCATGCGCCAGATGACGACGGTTTCGGAAACGGCGATCGCCGCGGTGAAGGAGGCGGAGCAGTCGGACAAACTGGCTGCCAGCCTCTCGCAAAGTGCCCGCGCCATCGGCCAGATCGTCCAGATCATCGCGTCGATCGCGGGACAGACCAATCTTCTGGCGCTGAACGACGGC
- a CDS encoding DHCW motif cupin fold protein — MELPTLPFTVTDWSAVPVTEHPGETGKALWRSFLAGDLRVRMVEYTPGYLADHWCDRGHVLFVVSGELITELKDGRRFVLTAGMSYQVSDFGDYPHRSSTEIGATLFIVD, encoded by the coding sequence ATGGAACTTCCGACTCTTCCCTTCACCGTGACCGACTGGTCCGCCGTTCCCGTCACCGAACATCCGGGCGAAACCGGCAAGGCGCTGTGGCGCAGCTTCCTGGCCGGGGACTTGCGGGTGCGGATGGTCGAATACACGCCTGGCTATCTGGCCGACCATTGGTGCGACCGCGGCCATGTGCTGTTCGTGGTCAGCGGTGAACTGATCACCGAACTGAAGGACGGGCGCCGCTTTGTCCTGACCGCGGGCATGAGCTATCAGGTTTCCGATTTCGGCGATTACCCGCACCGCTCATCGACCGAAATCGGGGCCACCCTGTTCATCGTCGACTGA
- the alaS gene encoding alanine--tRNA ligase: MQTANDIRRTFLDFFAKQGHQIVESSPLVPRNDPTLMFTNAGMVQFKNVFTGAETRPYKRAVTSQKCVRAGGKHNDLDNVGYTARHHTFFEMLGNFSFGDYFKDDAIAFAWNLITKEYGLPADKLLVTVHTSDEDAAAIWRKVAGLSDDRIIRIPTDDNFWRMGDTGPCGPCSEIFFDHGPSIAGGPPGSPDQDGDRFIEIWNLVFMQYEQLGPDNLVPLPKPSIDTGMGLERLAAVLQGKHDNYDIDLMRALIMASAEATKTSPDGAHAVSHRVIADHLRSTSFLIADGVLPSNEGRGYVLRRIMRRAMRHAHMIGAREPLMHRLVPALIQQMGDAYPELNRARALIVETLKLEETRFKQTLERGLRLLEDEVGHLGEGQPLAGDVAFKLYDTYGFPLDLTQDVLRGQGRGVDEAGFKAAMDEQRRKARESWAGSGEVGTEKLWYEIKDELGATEFFGYDTEVAEGKVTAIVKGDARVETANIGDQVLVVVNQTPFYGESGGQVGDAGVIFSAGGAEVAVSDTLKKLGAVWAHVGTVTKGSLKVGDVVELRVDSERRSAIRANHSATHLLHEALRHRLGDHVTQKGSLVAPERLRFDISQPTGLTAADIAAVEDEVNRRVLGNSEVITRLMSPDEARAQGAMALFGEKYGDEVRVVSMGGPHGELDRDYSIELCGGTHVRRTGDIGVFKIVSEGAVAAGVRRIEALTGTGAKAWLSERDHLLTEAASVLKVKPDEVPARVAALVEERRKMERELADLRRQVAMGGGAKAEGGNEAKDVAGVKVAARVVEGLPAKDLKPMADELKKQVGSGVVVLIASNEGKASIVIGVTDDLTATLSAVDLVRVGAEALGGKGGGGRPDMAQAGGPDASLAPAAIEAIEKAIAAKKAS, from the coding sequence ATGCAGACCGCCAACGACATCCGTCGCACGTTCCTGGATTTCTTCGCCAAGCAGGGCCACCAGATCGTCGAATCGTCGCCGCTCGTGCCGCGCAACGACCCGACGCTGATGTTCACCAACGCCGGCATGGTCCAGTTCAAGAACGTCTTCACCGGTGCCGAGACGCGGCCCTACAAGCGTGCGGTCACTTCGCAGAAATGCGTGCGCGCCGGCGGCAAGCACAACGACCTGGACAATGTCGGCTACACCGCGCGGCACCACACCTTCTTCGAGATGCTGGGGAACTTCTCCTTCGGCGATTATTTCAAGGACGACGCCATCGCGTTCGCCTGGAACCTGATCACCAAGGAATACGGGCTGCCGGCCGACAAGCTGCTGGTGACGGTCCACACCTCGGACGAGGATGCGGCGGCGATCTGGCGCAAGGTCGCCGGCCTGTCGGACGACCGCATCATCCGCATCCCGACCGACGACAATTTCTGGCGCATGGGCGATACCGGCCCCTGCGGTCCCTGCTCCGAGATTTTCTTCGACCATGGCCCGTCGATCGCCGGCGGCCCGCCGGGCAGCCCGGACCAGGATGGCGACCGCTTCATCGAGATCTGGAACCTCGTGTTCATGCAGTATGAACAGCTGGGTCCGGACAATCTGGTGCCGCTGCCCAAGCCGTCGATCGACACCGGCATGGGGCTGGAGCGTCTGGCCGCCGTCCTGCAGGGCAAGCACGACAATTACGACATCGACCTGATGCGGGCGCTGATCATGGCGTCGGCCGAGGCGACCAAGACCTCGCCGGACGGCGCGCATGCCGTGTCGCACCGCGTCATCGCCGACCATCTGCGCTCGACCTCCTTCCTGATCGCCGACGGCGTGCTGCCGTCGAACGAGGGCCGCGGCTATGTGCTGCGCCGCATCATGCGCCGCGCCATGCGCCACGCCCACATGATCGGCGCGCGCGAGCCGCTGATGCACCGTCTGGTCCCGGCGCTGATCCAGCAGATGGGCGACGCCTATCCGGAGCTGAACCGCGCCCGCGCCCTGATCGTCGAGACGCTGAAGCTGGAGGAGACCCGCTTCAAGCAGACGCTGGAGCGCGGCCTGCGCCTGCTGGAGGATGAGGTCGGCCATCTCGGCGAAGGCCAGCCGCTGGCCGGCGACGTCGCCTTCAAGCTGTACGATACCTACGGCTTCCCGCTCGACCTGACTCAGGACGTTCTGCGCGGCCAGGGTCGCGGTGTCGACGAGGCCGGCTTCAAGGCGGCGATGGACGAGCAGCGCCGCAAGGCCCGCGAATCCTGGGCCGGCTCGGGCGAGGTCGGCACCGAGAAGCTGTGGTACGAGATCAAGGACGAGTTGGGCGCCACCGAGTTCTTCGGCTACGACACCGAAGTCGCCGAGGGCAAGGTGACCGCCATCGTCAAGGGCGATGCCCGCGTCGAGACTGCCAACATCGGCGATCAAGTGCTGGTCGTCGTCAACCAGACCCCCTTCTACGGCGAATCGGGTGGGCAGGTCGGCGATGCCGGCGTGATCTTCTCGGCCGGCGGGGCCGAGGTCGCGGTTTCCGACACGCTGAAGAAGCTGGGTGCGGTGTGGGCCCATGTCGGCACCGTCACCAAGGGCAGCTTGAAGGTCGGCGACGTGGTGGAACTGCGCGTGGACAGCGAGCGCCGCTCCGCCATCCGCGCCAACCACTCCGCCACCCACCTGCTGCACGAGGCTCTGCGCCACCGGCTGGGCGACCATGTCACCCAGAAGGGTTCGCTGGTGGCGCCGGAGCGTCTGCGCTTCGACATCAGCCAGCCGACCGGCCTGACCGCCGCCGACATCGCCGCCGTCGAGGACGAGGTGAACCGCCGTGTGCTCGGCAACAGCGAGGTCATCACCCGCCTGATGTCCCCGGACGAGGCCCGCGCCCAGGGCGCCATGGCGCTGTTCGGCGAGAAGTACGGCGACGAGGTCCGGGTGGTCTCCATGGGCGGCCCGCATGGCGAGCTGGACCGCGACTATTCCATCGAACTGTGCGGCGGCACCCATGTCCGCCGTACCGGCGACATCGGCGTCTTCAAGATCGTCTCCGAGGGTGCCGTCGCCGCCGGCGTCCGCCGCATCGAGGCGCTGACCGGCACCGGCGCCAAGGCGTGGCTGTCCGAGCGCGACCATCTGCTGACCGAGGCGGCGAGCGTCCTCAAGGTCAAGCCCGACGAGGTGCCGGCCCGCGTCGCCGCCCTGGTCGAGGAGCGCCGAAAGATGGAGCGCGAACTGGCCGACCTGCGCCGTCAGGTCGCCATGGGAGGCGGCGCCAAGGCCGAGGGCGGCAACGAGGCCAAGGACGTCGCCGGCGTCAAGGTCGCCGCGCGGGTGGTCGAAGGCCTGCCGGCCAAGGACCTGAAGCCGATGGCCGACGAGCTGAAGAAGCAGGTCGGCTCCGGCGTCGTGGTGCTGATCGCGTCGAACGAGGGCAAGGCCTCCATCGTCATCGGCGTCACCGACGATTTGACCGCGACCCTCAGCGCCGTCGATCTGGTCCGGGTCGGCGCCGAGGCGCTGGGCGGCAAGGGCGGCGGCGGCCGGCCGGACATGGCCCAGGCCGGCGGTCCCGACGCCTCTCTGGCACCGGCGGCGATCGAGGCCATCGAAAAGGCCATCGCGGCCAAGAAGGCTTCCTGA
- the tatC gene encoding twin-arginine translocase subunit TatC: MTGETQQDELEDSKMPLIDHLIELRNRLMWSVGAILIAFLLCYAVSDRIYNFLVQPLADLLAGQGRRMIYTGLTEAFFTYVKVAFWAGCFISFPIIASQIWMFVAPGLYKHERKAFLPFLVATPVMFLTGAGIVYYFIFPMAWRFFLGFEFHPGGDANALPIEFEARVGEYLHLVMSLIFAFGIAFQLPVLLTLLVRVGIISTDALASKRRYAIVGAFVAAAILTPPDVISQVSLAVPLIGLYEIAIIIGRRIEKARAAAEAE, from the coding sequence GGACGAACTCGAAGACAGCAAGATGCCGCTGATCGATCATCTGATCGAGCTGCGGAACCGGCTGATGTGGTCGGTCGGCGCCATCCTGATCGCCTTTCTGCTGTGCTACGCCGTGTCGGACCGGATCTACAATTTCCTGGTCCAGCCATTGGCCGACCTGTTGGCGGGGCAGGGGCGGCGGATGATCTACACCGGCCTGACCGAAGCCTTCTTCACCTATGTGAAGGTGGCGTTCTGGGCCGGCTGCTTCATCTCCTTCCCGATCATCGCCAGCCAGATCTGGATGTTCGTGGCGCCGGGCCTGTACAAGCACGAGCGCAAGGCGTTCCTGCCCTTCCTGGTCGCGACCCCGGTGATGTTCCTGACCGGCGCAGGCATCGTCTATTACTTCATCTTCCCGATGGCCTGGCGCTTCTTCCTGGGATTCGAGTTCCATCCCGGCGGCGACGCCAACGCCCTGCCCATCGAGTTCGAGGCGCGCGTCGGCGAATACCTGCATCTGGTGATGTCGCTGATCTTCGCCTTCGGCATCGCCTTCCAGCTGCCGGTCCTGCTGACCCTGCTGGTTCGCGTCGGCATCATCAGCACGGATGCGCTGGCGTCGAAGCGGCGCTACGCCATCGTCGGCGCCTTCGTTGCCGCGGCGATCCTGACCCCGCCGGACGTCATCAGCCAGGTCAGTCTCGCGGTTCCGCTGATCGGGCTTTACGAGATCGCCATCATCATCGGCCGGCGCATCGAAAAGGCAAGGGCTGCGGCGGAGGCCGAGTGA